The Paenibacillus dendritiformis region AGGTAGAAGATCGAGAAGATGACGATGAGGGCGCTGATTGAGGTGAAGATCGCCCAACGTCGGTTGCCGGATTGCGATGCGAGCAGCGCAACCGTCACGGATATCGATGTATGCAAGCTAGGGAAGCAGTTATCCAATCCGGATAATTGCCGGTAGTTCTCTTCGAATGACGGAAACACGTCGAGCATGCGGAACTCTACGGCGGCCGGCGGATAAGACCATACTTCGTTCACCGGGAAGAACAGATAGAACGGGATGGCTACCGCGTAATTGATGATGACCGCATAGCATACCGCCCGCGCCATGCGAAGATTATCCTTCGCGATATAGATGGCGATGGAGCCGACAATGAGCGACTGGAAGACAACAATATAAAAAAAGGCGACGACCTGGGTAAGAAGCGGATGATGGAACAGCTTCTGAATGCTGTGTACGAATTGGCCTTCCAGCTGATGAATATGGGAAGTAAAATCCCAGTTGATGGCCAGCGCTGCCTCGACGGTCAGCTCAAAGTTGTTCACGAGCAAGATAAGAATGAGGCCGATAAAAGCGAATAAGAAAGAGCGGGAATGCCGCAAAGCCTTGTAAAATGCAGCGACGACTGCCAGCGGCTGCTTGCCTGATCCGAACCAAAGCAGCAGGATAACGACCGCGATAGTCCATAACGTGACCGTCTGCATGGAGTGAAATAATACCACAAATATCCCCCTATATATTTCCGGTAAACGGTTATTTAATTCATTTAGTATACCATAAAGAGCAGGGGGAACATATGCACCCAAGCGACCATTTCTACCTGCCGGTCCGGATGCTTATTTGTTGTGGCTCATATTGACGCCGAATATGCCGCCGAGCGCGCCGCAGGCGCTTGCGGCAGCAACGAGAATCAGCTTCTGCAAGCTGATGCCGGCATCCATGGCGAGAAAGCCGATAATGAGGACAAGCATGGCGTAGCAAAAACCGGTCAGACCGCCATAGTACCAGCCTCTCCGCCCGCTGCGCCGGCCTGCCGTCCAGCCTCCGATAAAAAGAGCGATGATATGGACAAGATAAATATAGCCGAGCGTCTTGTCCTCATTGGCGGAACTGGAGTAGAGCAGCACGGATAAGGCCAGGGCGCCCATGGCCATCCAGATAAACGAATTGACGATGCCGGCCAAAATGGGGTGATTCG contains the following coding sequences:
- a CDS encoding TIGR04086 family membrane protein; this encodes MNALQRVSQWKPNHPILAGIVNSFIWMAMGALALSVLLYSSSANEDKTLGYIYLVHIIALFIGGWTAGRRSGRRGWYYGGLTGFCYAMLVLIIGFLAMDAGISLQKLILVAAASACGALGGIFGVNMSHNK
- a CDS encoding phosphatase PAP2 family protein — encoded protein: MVLFHSMQTVTLWTIAVVILLLWFGSGKQPLAVVAAFYKALRHSRSFLFAFIGLILILLVNNFELTVEAALAINWDFTSHIHQLEGQFVHSIQKLFHHPLLTQVVAFFYIVVFQSLIVGSIAIYIAKDNLRMARAVCYAVIINYAVAIPFYLFFPVNEVWSYPPAAVEFRMLDVFPSFEENYRQLSGLDNCFPSLHTSISVTVALLASQSGNRRWAIFTSISALIVIFSIFYLGIHWLTDMIAGTILAITASWLGMKWAGVRTSWNTQLSKRGGKAYTKSYPDSKI